Within the Montipora foliosa isolate CH-2021 chromosome 11, ASM3666993v2, whole genome shotgun sequence genome, the region AAAAGGATCTTCTGAAACGCATGCAAAGAGCCGTTAGTCTTCTTAAGGACCATAAGGACAAAAGGAACAACGCAAAAGATTTCAAATACGTTCCAGAACATTTCTGATGGAAGTACGCACTCGTTGCCTAGTGACAATACGGATTGTGAAGTGAAGTATCTGTGAGATACTTTAAATTCGAAAGCAGCCAATAGCCTTACGATATCAAGTTGTATTTAACACAGAAAGAATTGTCAGTTTgagaattttaagaaatttaataACCATTTAAAAATAATCTTGTAATATTCTTATGCACTGGATAAAAGCTGGTTTTCGGTAACCTGCATGATTAATAAAAACAACTATTTGGGGTTGAAAATCATGAATCTCAATCTGCGGAAATGATTGATATCCTGGTCGTCTTCTTACTGCTCTTGGTTAGCCAATAGCAGTTAAGGCCGAAAGTCCTTTTGTCCTTTTAAGTCGCCTCCACTGTTGAAAAAAATAGCATAAGCCGCCTTTGTGGTGCAAATAGAATGGCTCCGTCCAGAAGCTGCGGTGAAGAGCCGCGAGCAAAAGCTTCAAAGCAAACAGCCTCTTatagaaacttgaaaaattcaggaggcTTCAACGAGATTGGAAACCATCATACTCCATCCTAGCTCGGTTGGCACAGCACGCAGTGGTACcaacatcgcagaggtcatgggttcaaatccggTTGAAGCCAGCCAtaagaggcaattgcttaaattatcccGAGATAAATgaaaggatcacttctcccttgtTTCTATAACCCCCATTTCAATCACACATTCCCCCTTAATTTAAAAGAATGTATATTTTGCAACCATAATTATACAACATGAGCATGCAGTGCAAGATGATTGTTTTTGTCGTCACATCAATGTTGATAGGGAGATTGTGCTGTGATGATGGCAGCTTAGGTACAAACTGCTGCCACCATGAATGGGTGAATCCACCCAAAGATTACACTAAAACCTGGGAAGTTACCCCCTGCTGTTTAGTAAGAAAAACTGATTGACAACCACGTGAGTCAAACCAAACAGTTTTTTCTGAgtaataaaattttcaaaaaaaattcagttggaTCGATTTTATAAGATTTAAGAAACTTTTTACAATCAGCACGCAGCCTGAAAAAGAAAATCCGATAAATTACCATTGCATAGATCTCCAGTACAGTTTAATGGCTCTATTATTCTTCAATTAAAATGTGTGAAATTTTTCGTTGAGATTATAGAGATTTATCAGTTACTTAAAACGGGAGATTCATCGATCCCTGACTCGAACCCAAGCTCAGTGTATTTGGGCGCCATCTGGAACTTTGAGGAAGACAGGATAgagaaatccaatatggcggctctGTCTGttgcctcgttcccagggcctctcTTCTCTATCGAAGTTTTCAAGACGGCTGTTTACTGCAGACTAAAAGTGTACGCCAACCAAACTTGTGTCAGGAAGCCAAGAGATAAAAGGTTTCGGTTTAGTTTCCGGTTAAAGGGAAAATGATACGCTGAACTTTTCAATTCATCATAGTAAAATTTAATTATCCAGCTTTGGCCTCTGCTGGGCATCAAAACCAATTTTAAAACtatattttttcctgtgatAGTAATATCCATATTATTGCAGCAATTTGTTTCATGCAACTTTCACCTGTATAATGTATTAACAGAGGATAAGGTTTTTCTGCTACCTGGATGGGCGATGCACTTTTTTTGACGTTTTCTGTATATAGGGTTGCGTAATCTTTCCTACATGTACCATGGAGATTATACTCGAGGATCTAGGAAGCGAAAAAACTTCGGTGTTTCATCCCAAACCGCACTGAGTTAAAACAAGAAACCTATACAATTTCTGAGCTATATAAAGAATTCAGAAACCTTTATTTTCGTTTTCTTCCTACATTGATCAAACTAATGAATATCAATAGGAAACAGGAAGGGCAGAAAATGATTATCTGAAACGCATGCGAGGCCAGTAGTCTTCTTAAGGACCATGAAGAGAAAAGGAACCACGCACGTTCGGCAGAAAATTTCTGGTGGAAGCACGCATTTGATATTTGGCTGCAACAGCACTAGTCTTACATATTAACTAGTGACAACGTGGAATGTGAAGTATCGCTGTAATCTGTGCAATGAATTATTCAAAAGTTAAAACAACCGGCTAGGAATGAGTGACATCTTGGTCGCCATCTTCCTGCTCTTGGTTAGCCAAAAGTACAAAATAATGCAGGTGCTGATTCTGCTAACGCGGTGTCGAAATTATCCACGGCAGGGGGGAATAAATCGTGCCTCAGAAACTTAAAACAAGCGAATAATTCAAaattatatataacaaagcgacAATCAATGATCGATGGATCAAATATAATCCATgaagaaaaaagtaaagaaatgttttattaattgATAGTAGTCAAGAGATTATTTATAATCTCTTGTAGTAGTATATCTCCTGCCGTACataaacattttttgttttacttttttcgTTTAGATACCTCCTACTTCAATCATAGTAGCGTGGGACGGTTGATTAAAAGTTGCGGTATAGGGCCTCTGTAGTTCAAAAGGTGATAGTGCGACTGACTCGATAAATTACTCTCCAAGGGAAAATTGCCATGATAActaattgagttatccactggatagagaATTTTTCGGGAATAGCGCCATCTATGTCATAAATCTAAAAAACTCTTGACTTTGCCTTAGGTTTGTAAATGGAATACAACTACTGCGGCACATCTGTCAAATGAAGTTGTGTTTTTAGTGTTACTACCCACAagtaaaattagaaaaaatatcGATAGGTTCTCTATCTCATTTCTACCTCATGGTGTCTGTTTGATAAGATTAAAACTAAGGGAATGATACAGGAGCTGGAGATCGAGGAAATAAGTGAAATTAAACTCGCCATGTAGAGAATCCTGTGTAATCAGTTCTTTCCTTAATCTAAATTACAAGTAATCGCTAACATTAAATTACGTTGGGTTAACGGTATATTTAACAGGCTAAGCGACATCTTCCAGCCTCAGTTAGGTGACAAAGAATCAAACTAGAGTGAAGAAGGCCCGATTTGTTCAGGTTAACAAATATGTTTGCTTTTCTACTGTGTTTTGCATTGATGATCATGCGTTTCCAATCCACCCATGGTCAGCTAGCAGGCAgcctttttagggtaaacggTCGCTCAGATGTTTTTAATAACAAAGTAAGTTttcttaaagtttttttttttcaaacactcATGACCACCTTTCATTAATCCCATTCCTTTCAATTCTGACGGTAAACCCTTACCCAGCGAGCAGAGTCTCGAAagagatattttttttcctcgtAGATTCCAGAAAGTTACCAAACGATGGAAACAAGGGACTTCAAATATCCAGCAGGAGGCGCACAGCAACCCCGGTTTcaaagaaacattaaaaaagtgGGTTTGTTGCAGATACCGTAGCTGTTTCGAAGCGTACAGAGAATAAGAATGGAACATCGGAGTGGATAAGACAGCGATTGAATGAAATACTGAGACTGAACAGGAAGTTTCATTATTCTTGTAGTATTAAAACCATGAAATTAAAGACATTTACGAAAGGATGTCACTGTACTTTGTTGGTATAACTCCATCAGACCATCTTATGTAATCAAACGTGTTGTCTGCCTCACTCGTGAAACGTTGGACATCAAGCCCTTGGCAAATAAGAAAAGACCATTTTCATGCTCGTGAACATTTTAcgcattaaaaagaaaatctaTCCTTCTCACATTCTCTACATCATACACCTATTTTACCcccccaaaaatttgcataggcattgttttcgatattcagttcatgtcccaggagaaattgcaaacaatgattatgcaaaattttgtgggGTTAAAGATTTGAAAAAGAAGATAATTAAAAATACAAGTCGTTTCGCCAACCTCCAGGGGCCAGTTGctggaagcctggttagcgctaaccgttggtgaagaggtatcaaaacctataggtttccgtggtgtttaacgctggttagcgctaaccatgcttcgagcaacccgggccagttCGCTAACAAGTGAAGTCGTTTCGCTAACGTGTGCAGTTGTTTAGCTAACAACTAAAAGTCGTTTCGCTAACTTATTAGGTCAGATCGCCAATGCTTCTGATTTACCAAATTCGTTTCAGTCAATACAATATCGTTTAAATTGCTCCAAATTTATGAAAAGAGCATTCACGTAATGTACTCGATCACAAATTCCGGGAATGTGTTCGGTGATGCTCTTCAATTTCAGTTCCAGCTTGGTGGGCCAGGTTTGATGAGAAATCTGAACTCACTTCCGCTTTGAACTGAGGCTACGGGCTCGTGCCATACCACCCACCGAATCAACCCGAACACGGCCTGAAACAATTAGTCTCCCCTTGGGAACTGTATGAATTGAAATGTGAATTCCTGTgttgaatattgctacaatcCGCGGCTTGTTTGCAGACATTCTCGACACCTAGAATCACGATACTGAATGGTTCCGATCGTATTTCCGAAACTATGGTCTATTTATTAGTGTCTAAAAGACTGGTTTTCGAGATAAGACAAAGCAAATTTATTGAAAGTTTCAGTTCTCGAGGCCTCATTCCTTCTACAGATGGTCTATTTCcggaaagtttgaaaacaaaaacccaaTATGAGACCGGATTAAACCTTGACGAAAATGCTTGTCCTTGTGTGTAAGTGTCATTTAATTTAAATAGATTCCAAGAAACGCGCCAGATAAAAATTTCGCATTTCTCGCGGTGATTTGAATCAGTGAACACAAGAGTGTAATAAgaaatgaaagggaaaaaaaaagcccATTGCTCCCGGCGAGGCTCGAACTCGCGACCTTCGCATGTCATTAGCTAGCACCTTCGGGCCCACTGGCCAGTACTGCTTATaagtacgacgctctaaccgACTGTGCTACGGGAGCTTGAGCTGCCCAATGGGCGATTACAATACTACTTACTCCATTTACATGAAGTCTTATCTTTTTGTAAATGCGCAGAAGGCTGGTAATGAGTGTTTCGGCCAATATGGCGACTGAAGTGAAATTGCTGTAAAGATCATATAAGACGacctaattttgaaaaatgtcggaCTGTATTTGGTTCTGGGCTGGTGTTGGCAGTGCTGCCTTGTCGACCATTTTCTATGCAGTGTACAAGAACCGAGAGGGATCAATTAGGAGCTTGAAGGTATAAAGCGCTTATAGACACACGTTGCTTTGATCAGTATCAATGTCGTCATTATTCTGTTTGAAGGATTTTGGATTTTTTTGGAGAAATCATGTACTCTAAGGCCATATTCCTGATCTAATGAGATCACCAAGGGGCTATTTACACTAAATAAGgaatttttgttgttgccaAGTACTTATCATGAGTCTTGGATCTTCCTACAGTACTTCTTAGCTTAGCTAAGAAGATTCTGTCATGAAAAAGATCCATGGATTTCTATGTAGCACTGGGACAACTGTTCAGGAGGACACAGAAATTAATAGAGCCACGTAGAATGATCTGCTTTCTAGGTACTTCCTTGAGGTAGCCATCCTCTCTTGATGTTATATACCTGCCAAGTGTCTTGCCGAAGGCTTGATTGTTATATGCCGGCGGATCAAAAACTTCGATCTCATACCTGCTCACCCCTGTGTTCCAACAATGTTACTATGAAAAATTATTTCTCGCGTCTGTTGGATTATTTTGTGACATTACAGCCTCAACTGACacaaatagagaaaaaaaaattaataatttaattaaaGTAACATCTATAGCCGGACTCATGATTTCAGAGCAGGGAAAGAAAAGACAGCGGAAGTGATCATACTGTTGCTAAAATCTCAAATTTCATTTGGGAAACCATTggaaaagagttaattaaaatgtaaaatgtctGCACATGTTTGGAATATATGTTTGAATTTTATCACTCCCCTTACAAAAAAACTCACTCTCTCCAGATAAAAATGTCATGCCTTTGACCCCTCCCCTCCTCCCCCCTCAGAAAGTTAGAAGGTATACCATTTTAACATCCCCAAAAAATTATATTCTCAAAAAGAAGATCTAAGTGCTGGCACaaacccctcccccctcatcAAAAGTACTTTCCTCTAAACACAAAGCCAAGTGTGAAGTATACCAATTGGCTCTCCCCTCAAGATATGCCCTTTCGTGGTCATTGGGTACGTTATATTTTATCTAAATACCCAAAATGCATACTTATGATGGGTATGCAGAGTTGTCATTAAGTTTTGAAGCAGGTGTAACACTCACGATTTAACCCGTAACATGTAAATACATGGGCAAAGGCCATGTAAAGGAAGGGCCCGAAGGGCCTGAGGCCCTGGGGGGGAGGTCTCGGGGCATGCTCCTCCagaaaattcttaaaattaGACCCTCGGAAATTCATTTTCCTGCACTCTGAGGTGTAAATTTTATACTTTCTCAATCAAGAAGTGACGCAAACAGGGCAAAAAGATAAACTTCACAATGAATAAAGATAAACCAAGCACATGTAAATGGTCATGTGTCACAAAACCATGAAAAATGGTCAGCGGAATCCAAATTTTATCTAGTACTGTGCATTGATAATGATTTTGTTACTGAAAATTGCATCAGAATCCAACAACAATCGATTGGGGATATTCCCCAAAGGTTTTTTCACGGAAAATGCTTGGATTTTTACCAAAAACACATCTTAGAATCAGGAACACAGACAACACAAGGCAGCaattatattttctttagaaggtaaatgtttaaaaatatatctcaATTTGTTTTGCCCCGTGAATAAAAATTCTGTTGCAACCATCACCCGTAACAATGACTGGGCTTAGCCGTAACAAATTTTTACGGGTTACGGCCCGTAATGACAAACCTGGATGCATCCAgtattttggcaatttttttataGACTCAGGTCAGTAACTAGAGAAAAAATCGGTTGAAATTTAAAACGatagaatttgcataattttcttTAGGATGCAGTAGAGTTGGAGATTGGACCAAAACTGTTTCACACATTAAGGTCAGCAGAAAACCATACCATACCTTACGGTGTCATCAGAGGAGAGGCAAGACCTGTAAAGAGAAGTGATGTCATTAGAAGCCCTCATGTAACAGATGCTATTGGATTAATTCAGCGTGTTAAGACGCGCGAACATAGGTCTGAATGGAGTAGAACAACTAGACTCTGGTATGATGGATTTTATTCTTGACTAGCACAGTTAAATCCTCCACTGTTTGTACAGAAACTGTAAAAAGCTATGTTACAAACATCACTTTTTCATGTGATATTATAGACCATAATTTCTAAATATCTTTTATTCTTTTAGATTTGGCACATAGACTTTCATATCAAGATTAATTTCACcattttgtgttccttttgttCCTTTTAATTGTGAATGGAGATTTAAAAGCAAAGTAATACAGTCCTTGAGTTAAAAAATACaagaataattttttcttgtgctttttAAATTCTCTACAGTCAAACATGTAAAACAGTCATTCACTTCAATCAGTGTACATTTTTGTACcagaactaaaaaaaataatactgtttacgagccaagtggcccatcagagccggagcttatccctgtttctgtggcatgaagcgactaggagtatttatactcctccctggatgggatgccagtccatcgcagggttactccCAGCATTTTGCTGGTACCcgtttatacacctgggtggggAGAGGCACCATGGGAGTTAagtgcccaagaacacaacacaatgttcctggccaggacctgaacccggaccactccaTCCAGAGTtaagcacactaaccatgaggccacgaCGCCTCCCTTTTTAAAAAGATCAATTTTCCTATATTTGGAATAAAACATTTAAGTGATTTTCAGTTTAGCCCTTTCATCTCTGAAAtgcccccctccctcccctccctcccctccctcccctccctccccccccaccCACTCAATGAGTAAAATCTTGGGacattagacaaagtaaaatctacgTACTACTTCTGAACCAAAGTCTTATGAAGTGCTTCAAGGcaggtttaatttttttgcatcaACAAGTTCAAAATATGCGAGAATTATGTCCTAGCAGTTTATAGGGATGATTGTCACCAGAGCTTGGCAATATTAGCACTATCCTTCGCTACAATACTATTGTCTCTAACTTTGTTTGAAGCTGAAATATGTGAAATATGTGCTGTGAAAATGTCGGCCCTTAACCTAGTTTTAAGAGACCATATTGATAAATGGCACCCAAGAAATTAtacttttgtctttgtgctaatcatcctcactagcctcaatttcgagcaaaaattcttttgaattttgtttgtgctaacgaggctagtgatgATGAtcagcataaagacaaaagaataattattaatagccaccatttatgaatatggtctatagGTTGCCTCCTGCAGCTAAGTGGTATAGGATCCTGACTTGGAGCTGAAACCTTAAGAATGATATAATTGTTAgaagcattaatttttttgtcagtaAATGCTCTTGACTTTATCATCCATTAGGTTGTCTTTTATTGTTTGATTTCTTTAAATGTGCAGGCACAACATAGAAAGAACTATTAGTTCCAGTGCTACAtctgttcctttctcattggtcaGCCATGGAGTCCTGGTGAAAGTCTTGGAGCCTTTGTCAGCACAAAACCTAGAGTTAAAAGTAATACATGACAAGTTTGAACCTGTTTCAAGCACTGTTGCTGATTCCCTGGTGCAATGGGTCACTGGTGACAAGACAA harbors:
- the LOC137975052 gene encoding mitochondrial ubiquitin ligase activator of NFKB 1-like — protein: MSDCIWFWAGVGSAALSTIFYAVYKNREGSIRSLKDAVELEIGPKLFHTLRSAENHTIPYGVIRGEARPVKRSDVIRSPHVTDAIGLIQRVKTREHRSEWSRTTRLWHNIERTISSSATSVPFSLVSHGVLVKVLEPLSAQNLELKVIHDKFEPVSSTVADSLVQWVTGDKTKGFQTVEEMLPVGITLTGIGEITLNEDGIVIGPPKCGLTYILSQLTLDAIIRQLQSGKRLWKILSSIFAFSSGILFLVSLYFYYKRQHDREEEDDLIRRMQQEMNDFPGVEGGVQQGACIICMDRPRNVVILDCGHICCCLECARQVNNCPVCRRLIARLVPTYHS